One genomic segment of Brevibacillus laterosporus LMG 15441 includes these proteins:
- a CDS encoding peptidylprolyl isomerase: MKKTTFTKGKRMLALLSTTALTLAILSGCGTTNKAETAQPAKPGAEQPADKEDTLAQFPPVKLPFTVDPNAAIFEYQGGKLTGQEFEDFLRALGFMNPPQAYAIGVSTQEMVDNYARQYLATKLKAEKADEAIKKAAATEADKSFESLKGQYIQVLGSEDKFNQLMKNHNITKEAIVKQLANINASVKVMEGEVKDADLKKAYDTADKSAYTTASVRHILVKFENRKPEEADKLAKGYLARLKKGEDFATLAKQVSEDEGSKANGGLYANADVNNWVPEFKKAALTQKIGVLSEPAVKTEYGYHIVKVEDRKVKTFDEVKAQLKQQVLEKNFEQYTTKDLDAIITKKSLPEVKAPAPAATPETK; encoded by the coding sequence ATGAAAAAGACAACATTTACGAAGGGTAAACGTATGTTGGCCCTACTTTCCACCACGGCATTAACGCTAGCGATTTTGAGTGGCTGCGGAACGACTAATAAAGCCGAAACAGCACAACCGGCTAAACCAGGAGCAGAACAGCCGGCTGATAAGGAAGATACGCTTGCGCAATTCCCGCCGGTTAAATTGCCTTTTACGGTTGATCCAAATGCTGCTATTTTTGAATATCAGGGCGGGAAGCTAACAGGCCAGGAGTTTGAAGATTTCCTACGTGCACTTGGCTTCATGAATCCTCCACAAGCCTATGCTATTGGAGTTTCTACACAAGAGATGGTCGATAACTACGCACGTCAATACCTAGCTACGAAGCTAAAAGCGGAAAAGGCTGACGAAGCGATTAAGAAAGCAGCAGCTACAGAAGCGGATAAATCTTTTGAATCACTAAAAGGTCAGTATATCCAAGTTCTCGGTAGCGAGGATAAATTTAACCAATTGATGAAGAATCATAACATCACAAAAGAAGCGATTGTGAAACAACTAGCAAACATTAACGCTTCTGTGAAGGTTATGGAAGGTGAAGTAAAAGATGCTGATTTGAAGAAGGCCTATGATACAGCAGATAAATCTGCGTATACAACAGCTTCTGTGCGTCATATTTTGGTTAAGTTCGAGAACCGTAAACCAGAGGAAGCAGACAAATTGGCAAAAGGCTATCTTGCCCGCTTGAAAAAAGGGGAGGACTTTGCCACTCTTGCCAAACAAGTGTCTGAGGACGAAGGTAGCAAAGCAAACGGTGGATTATATGCAAATGCTGACGTGAACAATTGGGTGCCAGAATTTAAGAAGGCAGCTCTCACCCAAAAAATTGGAGTCCTCAGTGAACCGGCAGTTAAGACTGAATATGGCTATCACATTGTGAAAGTAGAAGACCGTAAAGTAAAAACTTTTGATGAAGTAAAAGCTCAGTTGAAGCAGCAGGTGTTGGAGAAGAATTTCGAGCAATACACTACCAAAGATCTGGACGCGATTATTACGAAAAAATCTCTTCCAGAGGTAAAAGCTCCAGCTCCAGCGGCTACTCCTGAAACAAAATAG
- the spoVT gene encoding stage V sporulation protein T, protein MKATGIVRRIDDLGRVVIPKEIRRTLRIREGDPLEIFVDRDGEVILKKYSPIGELADFAKEYADSLYESLNHIVIISDRDTVIAVAGASKKEYLEKPIGNLVEKSLEERKSKVEKNSGQYELCRDMPEQYSSYVVAPIVAGGDPIGAVILVSKAEAKMGDLELKMAETAAGFLAKQMEQ, encoded by the coding sequence ATGAAGGCAACTGGAATTGTTCGTCGTATAGACGACCTCGGACGGGTTGTAATCCCGAAGGAAATCCGTCGCACACTTCGTATTCGTGAGGGGGATCCACTTGAGATTTTTGTCGATCGTGATGGGGAAGTAATCCTTAAAAAATATTCTCCAATTGGAGAATTAGCTGATTTTGCTAAGGAATATGCTGACTCTTTATACGAAAGCTTAAATCATATTGTCATTATTTCCGACCGAGATACGGTTATTGCAGTAGCTGGCGCTTCCAAGAAGGAATACCTAGAAAAACCAATTGGCAATCTAGTAGAAAAATCATTGGAAGAACGCAAGAGTAAGGTGGAAAAAAATTCCGGTCAATATGAATTATGTCGTGATATGCCGGAGCAGTACTCATCTTATGTAGTAGCTCCTATCGTAGCAGGTGGAGACCCAATTGGCGCAGTGATCCTTGTCAGCAAAGCAGAAGCCAAAATGGGCGATTTAGAGCTGAAAATGGCAGAAACAGCCGCTGGATTCCTAGCTAAACAAATGGAACAATAA